The following are encoded in a window of Arthrobacter sp. OAP107 genomic DNA:
- a CDS encoding DUF349 domain-containing protein, with product MAQAAESAPSDEGAAPSDEAAAPEVDAQAEEAGQTEEAAQAEEAAQTDAAPAAAAAGPLPEAAEETAAPSPAPSPRPAPAPRPAPTPAAFAARPKAGPAAIVTPAQAPPATSLAEAARWGRVEGDGHVFLTIDGEEHPVGQYPDVSNDEALAYFARKYDDVVAQIVLLEQRVASKAPTTDMQKTVTHLREQLAERNMVGDIRSAEGRLDTLSTQITELEKAEKAQHDAVRAAELAAREAIVAEAEAISGTDPAQVQWKTSSARMNELFESWKAAQKSGVRLGRSNEDALWKRFRAARTVFDRHRRAYFSQLDSNNSAAKAAKEKLIAEAEALSSSTDWGFAAGEYRRLMDEWKASPRASRKDDDALWARFRAAQDVFFSSRQAANDEIDQEYAANLKVKEALLEEASSIVPVKDIAAAKKALQSIHDRWEEAGKVPRADMGRIEAGLRRIEDAVRQAEDEKWQRSNPETKARTNSALSQLESAIAGLKDDLADAEKAGDQRKIKAAREALEARQAWLDQIQRSASELS from the coding sequence GTGGCACAGGCCGCCGAGTCCGCACCGTCCGATGAGGGGGCTGCACCCTCCGACGAGGCGGCCGCACCGGAGGTTGATGCACAGGCCGAAGAGGCCGGACAGACCGAGGAGGCTGCACAGGCCGAAGAGGCTGCACAGACCGACGCCGCACCGGCGGCAGCGGCTGCCGGCCCGCTGCCGGAGGCTGCGGAGGAAACCGCGGCACCAAGCCCTGCACCGTCACCGCGTCCGGCGCCGGCACCCCGGCCCGCACCCACACCCGCCGCTTTTGCCGCAAGGCCCAAGGCCGGACCGGCTGCCATCGTGACGCCGGCACAGGCCCCGCCCGCCACGTCGCTGGCCGAAGCCGCCCGCTGGGGCCGCGTTGAGGGCGACGGCCACGTATTCCTGACCATCGACGGCGAAGAGCACCCGGTCGGCCAGTACCCGGACGTCAGCAACGACGAGGCTCTCGCCTACTTCGCCCGGAAGTACGACGACGTCGTCGCCCAGATTGTCCTGCTGGAACAGCGGGTGGCCTCGAAGGCCCCCACTACGGACATGCAGAAGACCGTGACGCACCTGCGCGAGCAGCTCGCCGAACGGAACATGGTGGGCGACATCCGTTCCGCGGAAGGCCGCCTCGACACCCTGTCCACCCAGATCACCGAGCTGGAGAAGGCGGAGAAGGCGCAGCACGACGCGGTCCGTGCCGCCGAGCTGGCCGCCCGGGAGGCCATCGTGGCCGAGGCCGAGGCAATCTCGGGCACCGATCCGGCCCAGGTTCAGTGGAAGACGTCCAGCGCGCGCATGAACGAGCTGTTCGAAAGCTGGAAGGCCGCGCAGAAGAGCGGCGTACGGCTGGGCCGCAGCAACGAGGACGCCCTCTGGAAGCGCTTCCGCGCCGCCCGGACGGTCTTCGACAGGCACCGCCGTGCCTACTTCTCCCAGCTGGACAGCAATAACTCGGCGGCAAAGGCCGCCAAGGAAAAGCTCATTGCAGAGGCCGAGGCACTCTCCTCGTCCACCGACTGGGGCTTCGCTGCGGGGGAATACCGCCGGCTAATGGACGAGTGGAAGGCATCACCGCGTGCCAGCCGCAAGGACGACGACGCGCTGTGGGCCCGGTTCCGCGCCGCGCAGGACGTCTTCTTCAGCTCGCGCCAGGCCGCCAACGACGAGATCGACCAGGAGTACGCCGCCAACCTGAAGGTCAAGGAGGCGCTCCTCGAGGAGGCATCGTCCATCGTTCCGGTCAAAGACATCGCGGCCGCCAAGAAGGCGCTGCAGTCCATCCACGACCGCTGGGAAGAGGCCGGCAAGGTCCCCCGTGCGGACATGGGCCGGATCGAGGCCGGGCTGCGCCGGATCGAGGACGCAGTCCGCCAGGCCGAGGACGAGAAGTGGCAGCGCTCCAACCCGGAGACCAAGGCCCGCACCAACAGCGCCCTGAGCCAGCTCGAATCCGCCATCGCCGGCCTGAAGGATGACCTGGCCGACGCAGAAAAGGCGGGCGACCAGCGTAAGATCAAGGCCGCCAGGGAAGCCCTGGAAGCCCGCCAGGCGTGGCTGGACCAGATCCAGCGTTCGGCGAGCGAGCTCTCCTAA
- a CDS encoding peptidylprolyl isomerase yields MAASPRETREAKRRIQQMEAKRELRRDQEKRRKRDNLIAGCAGAAAVVLAVVLQLTVFAGNPTEEEFAAAEAGLASPSATPSASATPTATQTNAANIPKPATAAGKTFTGSLKLNRGTLGVQLDGTKAPQAAAVFKSLADQNYYKGVSCHRLTTAENFGVLQCGSKTGDGQGDPNYTWGPLENTPADNKYPAGTIAVARTGNNAYGNGTQFFIVYKDTVIPSDSAGGYTVVGKVTSGLDVVTKIAAAGLKAGESGTDGAPAEAVTIDSFSLK; encoded by the coding sequence GTGGCGGCCAGTCCACGCGAAACACGCGAAGCCAAAAGGCGCATCCAGCAGATGGAAGCCAAACGCGAGCTTCGCCGTGACCAGGAGAAGCGCCGCAAGCGGGACAACCTGATAGCGGGATGTGCGGGGGCCGCGGCGGTGGTGCTCGCCGTCGTTCTTCAACTGACGGTGTTTGCCGGGAATCCGACCGAAGAGGAATTCGCTGCCGCCGAGGCGGGACTGGCTTCGCCATCCGCAACCCCTTCCGCCTCCGCCACCCCGACTGCAACGCAGACCAACGCCGCCAACATCCCCAAGCCCGCGACGGCGGCGGGCAAGACCTTCACCGGCTCACTGAAGCTGAACCGCGGGACCCTCGGCGTGCAGCTGGACGGCACCAAGGCCCCGCAGGCAGCCGCGGTGTTCAAGTCACTGGCTGACCAGAACTACTACAAGGGCGTCAGCTGCCACCGGCTCACCACCGCCGAGAACTTCGGCGTCCTGCAGTGCGGCTCCAAGACCGGCGACGGCCAGGGCGACCCCAACTACACGTGGGGTCCGCTGGAGAACACACCGGCGGACAACAAGTACCCGGCCGGCACCATTGCAGTGGCCCGCACCGGAAACAACGCCTACGGCAACGGCACCCAGTTCTTCATCGTCTACAAGGACACCGTCATTCCGTCGGACTCCGCCGGCGGCTACACCGTCGTGGGAAAGGTGACCTCGGGCCTTGACGTCGTCACGAAGATTGCGGCTGCAGGTCTTAAGGCGGGCGAAAGTGGCACAGACGGCGCACCTGCGGAAGCAGTCACGATAGACTCATTTTCTCTGAAGTAG
- the hisS gene encoding histidine--tRNA ligase, producing the protein MARTASLSGFPEWLPEERLVEQHVLDSLRRTFELHGFGSIETRAVETVGQLLRKGEIDKEVYGLSRLQDDEGEDAKGKHDPHALALHFDLTVPFARYVVENAGYLAFPFRRYQIQKVWRGERPQEGRAREFTQADIDVVGDGELPFRYDVEIALVIAEALGALPIPEFRLRINNRKLAEGFYRGIGLTDTAGVLRSIDKLEKIGPEKVAELLKSELGATDEQAQAALKLAGIKTEDTSFAAQVRSLGVSNDLLEEGLNELEQVIEAAVKRVPGKVVADLSIARGLDYYTGTVVETVLVGHEQLGSICSGGRYDALASKGNRKFPGVGLSIGVTRLVSRILSQDLAKASRSVPTAVFVALTSDESWGEAQDVATELRSRGIAAEVAAKAEKFGKQIKFADRRGIPFVWFTDEDGKHQVKDIRSGVQVDADPATWTPSEDDIRVQVIAAPSA; encoded by the coding sequence ATGGCACGCACCGCCTCTCTGTCCGGATTCCCCGAGTGGCTTCCCGAGGAGCGGCTGGTGGAGCAGCATGTCCTGGACTCTCTGCGCCGCACCTTCGAGCTGCACGGATTCGGCTCCATCGAAACCCGCGCAGTGGAGACCGTGGGCCAGCTGCTCCGCAAGGGCGAGATCGACAAAGAGGTCTATGGCCTGAGCCGGCTGCAGGACGACGAGGGAGAGGACGCCAAGGGCAAGCACGACCCGCACGCCCTCGCCCTGCACTTCGACCTCACCGTGCCCTTCGCCCGGTACGTCGTGGAAAACGCCGGCTACCTGGCCTTCCCGTTCCGGCGCTACCAGATCCAGAAGGTCTGGCGCGGCGAACGCCCGCAGGAGGGCCGTGCCCGCGAATTCACCCAGGCTGACATTGACGTGGTGGGTGACGGCGAGCTGCCTTTCCGTTACGACGTTGAGATCGCTTTGGTCATCGCCGAGGCGCTGGGCGCCCTCCCGATCCCGGAGTTCCGGCTGCGCATCAACAACAGGAAGCTCGCGGAAGGCTTTTACCGGGGCATCGGCCTGACCGACACCGCCGGCGTGCTCCGCAGCATCGACAAACTGGAAAAGATCGGCCCGGAGAAGGTGGCTGAGCTTCTCAAATCCGAGCTCGGCGCCACAGACGAGCAGGCACAGGCTGCCCTCAAGCTGGCCGGCATCAAGACCGAGGACACGTCCTTCGCGGCGCAGGTCCGCTCGCTGGGAGTCAGCAACGACCTCCTGGAAGAGGGCCTGAACGAACTCGAACAGGTGATCGAGGCCGCAGTAAAGCGGGTCCCCGGCAAGGTCGTCGCCGACCTCAGCATCGCCCGCGGCCTGGACTACTACACCGGAACCGTCGTGGAAACCGTCCTGGTGGGCCACGAGCAGCTCGGCTCGATCTGTTCCGGCGGCCGCTACGACGCCCTGGCCAGCAAGGGCAACCGGAAGTTCCCCGGCGTCGGGCTGTCCATCGGCGTGACCCGGCTCGTCTCCCGCATCCTCAGCCAGGACCTGGCCAAGGCTTCCCGTTCAGTGCCCACGGCAGTGTTCGTTGCGCTCACCTCGGACGAGAGCTGGGGCGAGGCGCAGGACGTGGCCACGGAGCTGCGCAGCCGCGGCATCGCCGCAGAGGTGGCCGCCAAGGCCGAGAAATTCGGCAAGCAGATCAAGTTCGCTGACCGGCGCGGCATCCCGTTCGTCTGGTTCACGGACGAGGACGGCAAGCACCAGGTCAAGGACATCCGCTCCGGCGTGCAGGTTGACGCCGACCCGGCGACGTGGACGCCGTCGGAGGACGACATCCGCGTCCAGGTCATCGCCGCACCCTCGGCCTAG
- a CDS encoding APC family permease, with amino-acid sequence MTKHQQLQRRLGVADATAIGLGSMLGAGVFVVFAPAARLAGSLLLVAIALAGAVAYCNAVASAQLAAKYPQSGGTYIYGRKQLGEWPGFLAGWGFVTGKSASCAAMALTFGQYVAPGYATPAAIAAVAALTGVNLLGITRTAFLTRILLAVVLATLAFVAAASILGPHVAGVGTVSGPGSAWGILPAAGLVFFAFAGYARIATLGEEVKDPARVIPRAVLGALAGALAIYLLLGALLLAHLPVQVLASSTAPLLDAVEQSRLAAGAPAVQAGAAAASLGALLALITGVGRTAMAMARERDLPVPLARVGGRHPVPVTAELAVAAVVVLLLLTTDVLTVVGLSSFGVLLYYAVTNAAAFTLRDRPRHAPRWLNAAGLAGCLLLAFTLPAASALGMAAVMAAGLAGRAVVLAFRKRRLS; translated from the coding sequence ATGACCAAGCACCAGCAGCTGCAACGAAGGCTGGGTGTGGCCGACGCAACAGCCATCGGGCTCGGATCCATGCTCGGCGCCGGCGTATTTGTCGTCTTCGCACCGGCCGCCCGGCTCGCCGGATCGTTGCTCCTCGTGGCCATCGCCCTGGCCGGCGCCGTGGCGTACTGCAACGCCGTGGCGTCCGCCCAGCTCGCGGCGAAGTACCCGCAAAGCGGCGGGACATACATCTACGGCCGGAAGCAGCTGGGCGAGTGGCCCGGCTTCCTGGCCGGCTGGGGCTTTGTCACCGGCAAATCGGCCTCCTGCGCGGCCATGGCCCTGACCTTCGGCCAATACGTTGCACCGGGGTATGCCACCCCCGCGGCCATCGCAGCGGTGGCCGCACTGACCGGCGTGAACCTGCTGGGCATCACCCGGACCGCTTTCCTGACCCGCATCCTGCTGGCCGTGGTCCTCGCCACACTTGCGTTCGTGGCCGCGGCGAGCATTCTGGGACCGCACGTTGCCGGCGTCGGAACAGTTTCCGGACCGGGCAGCGCCTGGGGCATCCTGCCCGCAGCTGGCCTGGTCTTCTTCGCCTTTGCCGGGTACGCGCGCATCGCCACGCTCGGCGAGGAGGTCAAGGACCCGGCCCGCGTCATTCCGCGCGCCGTCCTCGGTGCCCTGGCCGGAGCGCTGGCCATCTACCTGCTGCTGGGTGCGCTGCTGCTGGCGCATCTTCCGGTGCAGGTGCTGGCCTCCTCCACGGCGCCGCTGCTCGACGCTGTGGAACAGTCACGCCTGGCCGCCGGAGCGCCGGCCGTCCAGGCCGGGGCCGCTGCCGCCTCGCTCGGTGCACTGCTGGCCCTCATCACCGGGGTGGGACGCACGGCCATGGCGATGGCCCGCGAACGCGACCTGCCCGTCCCCCTGGCCCGGGTGGGCGGCCGCCACCCGGTGCCGGTGACCGCCGAGCTGGCGGTGGCCGCCGTCGTCGTTCTGTTGTTGCTCACCACCGACGTGCTGACGGTGGTGGGTTTGTCCAGCTTTGGCGTCCTGCTCTACTACGCCGTGACGAATGCCGCCGCGTTCACGCTGCGGGACCGGCCCCGGCACGCGCCCAGGTGGCTGAACGCCGCGGGGCTGGCTGGCTGCCTGCTCCTGGCGTTCACCCTGCCAGCCGCCTCGGCGCTCGGCATGGCGGCCGTCATGGCCGCCGGACTCGCCGGCCGGGCCGTTGTGCTGGCGTTCCGGAAGCGGCGGTTGAGCTAG
- the aspS gene encoding aspartate--tRNA ligase yields the protein MLRTHDLGSLRSEHIGQTVTLAGWVGRRRDHGGVAFVDLRDASGVAQVVVREEEVFHGLRNEYVLQVTGTVSKRPEGNENPALATGEVEVMADKVVILNTADALPFQIDEHVEVGEEARLKHRYLDLRRPGPSRNLRLRSEANRVARELLHEEGFVEIETPTLTRSTPEGARDFLVPARLAPGSWYALPQSPQLFKQLLQVGGFEKYYQIARCYRDEDFRADRQPEFTQLDIEASFVEQDDIIRLGEGIVKAVWNLIDVEIPTPIQRITYADAMARFGSDKPDLRFGQELTELTEFFKDTNFGVFKAPYVGAVVMPGGASQARRALDAWQEWAKQRGAKGLAYVLYKEDGELAGPVAKNLTETERAGLADAVGAKPGDCIFFAAGEKTPSRALLGAARVEIGHRTGLIDPSAWAFCWVVDAPMFEPAAAAVASGDVAVGGGQWTAVHHAFTSPKPEFLDNFDQDPEAALSYAYDIVCNGNEIGGGSIRIHEREVQERVFELMGLDKADAQTKFGFLLEGFKYGAPPHGGIAFGWDRVVALLAGVDSIRDVIAFPKSGGGHDPLTDAPAPITGQQRKEAGVDFKPEAKKPEEKKAD from the coding sequence GTGCTGCGCACACATGACCTCGGATCCCTTCGCTCCGAGCACATTGGACAAACCGTAACCCTGGCAGGCTGGGTTGGCCGCCGTCGTGATCACGGTGGTGTCGCATTCGTCGATCTGCGTGACGCCTCGGGCGTGGCGCAGGTGGTGGTCCGTGAGGAAGAGGTCTTCCACGGGCTGCGCAACGAATACGTGCTCCAGGTGACCGGCACGGTCTCCAAGCGCCCGGAAGGCAACGAGAACCCTGCCCTGGCCACGGGCGAGGTGGAGGTCATGGCGGACAAGGTGGTCATCCTCAACACCGCCGACGCGCTGCCCTTCCAGATCGACGAGCACGTGGAAGTGGGGGAGGAAGCCCGGCTCAAGCACCGCTACCTGGACCTGCGCCGCCCGGGGCCCAGCCGCAACCTCCGCCTCCGCTCCGAGGCCAACCGCGTGGCCCGTGAGCTGCTGCACGAAGAGGGCTTCGTCGAAATCGAGACGCCCACCCTGACGCGTTCGACGCCGGAAGGCGCCCGTGACTTCCTGGTCCCCGCCCGCCTGGCGCCGGGTTCCTGGTACGCGCTGCCGCAGTCGCCGCAGCTGTTCAAGCAGCTCCTGCAGGTGGGCGGGTTCGAGAAGTATTACCAGATCGCGCGTTGCTACCGCGATGAGGACTTCCGCGCCGACCGCCAGCCCGAGTTCACCCAGCTCGACATCGAGGCCAGCTTCGTCGAGCAGGACGACATCATCCGGCTCGGCGAGGGCATCGTCAAGGCTGTCTGGAACCTGATCGACGTCGAAATCCCGACGCCGATCCAGCGCATCACCTACGCCGACGCCATGGCCCGCTTCGGATCGGACAAGCCCGACCTTCGGTTCGGCCAGGAGCTGACCGAACTGACCGAGTTCTTCAAGGACACCAACTTCGGCGTCTTCAAGGCTCCCTATGTCGGCGCCGTCGTCATGCCCGGCGGTGCCTCGCAGGCCCGCCGTGCACTCGATGCCTGGCAGGAATGGGCCAAGCAGCGCGGTGCCAAGGGCCTGGCGTACGTCCTCTACAAGGAGGACGGCGAGCTCGCCGGCCCCGTGGCCAAGAACCTCACCGAGACCGAGCGCGCAGGCCTGGCCGACGCCGTTGGCGCCAAGCCGGGCGACTGCATCTTCTTCGCCGCCGGCGAGAAGACCCCGTCCCGCGCGCTGCTCGGCGCTGCCCGCGTTGAGATCGGACACCGCACCGGCCTGATCGACCCCAGCGCGTGGGCCTTCTGCTGGGTTGTCGACGCCCCCATGTTCGAACCCGCCGCCGCCGCGGTGGCATCGGGCGATGTGGCTGTCGGCGGTGGCCAGTGGACCGCCGTGCACCACGCCTTCACCTCGCCGAAGCCGGAGTTCCTGGACAACTTTGACCAGGACCCGGAGGCCGCGCTCTCCTACGCCTACGACATCGTCTGCAACGGCAACGAAATCGGCGGCGGCTCCATCCGTATCCACGAACGCGAAGTCCAGGAGCGCGTCTTTGAACTCATGGGCCTGGACAAGGCCGATGCCCAGACGAAGTTCGGCTTCCTGCTTGAGGGCTTCAAGTACGGCGCCCCGCCGCACGGCGGCATCGCCTTCGGCTGGGACCGCGTGGTGGCGCTGCTGGCAGGCGTGGACTCGATCCGCGACGTCATCGCCTTCCCGAAGTCCGGCGGCGGCCACGACCCCCTGACCGACGCCCCGGCGCCGATCACCGGGCAGCAGCGCAAGGAGGCCGGGGTCGACTTCAAGCCCGAGGCCAAGAAACCGGAAGAGAAGAAGGCCGACTGA
- a CDS encoding GNAT family N-acetyltransferase, whose translation MDAAWPAPDRALSGGWVLRAAGGVTQRANSIWPRSEPLDAGDERLTALRDARAWYRRRRLPVIFQVFDIPASSALNAVLDAEGFTRQSETLILVRRTDLAVAAGGDAPEPGAGVEITEYPSAEWLDLWWSVDGRGGAAELETARAILTGCPALYALVRADDGGPAAVGRLAVVPGAAGSWGGLYCMATRPDARRRGYATRVQQALFSAGAARGLAGYWLLVMASNTAARELYSRAGFSEVSRYYYRQERPRRSLTGC comes from the coding sequence ATGGACGCGGCCTGGCCCGCACCGGACCGCGCGCTGTCCGGCGGCTGGGTTCTCCGCGCGGCCGGCGGCGTCACCCAGCGCGCCAACTCCATCTGGCCGCGCTCGGAGCCCCTGGATGCGGGCGATGAGCGGCTCACCGCGCTGCGGGACGCCCGGGCCTGGTACCGCCGCAGGCGGCTGCCGGTGATCTTCCAGGTGTTCGATATTCCCGCCAGCTCCGCGCTGAACGCCGTCCTGGATGCGGAAGGCTTCACCAGGCAATCCGAGACGCTGATCCTGGTGCGGAGAACTGACTTAGCCGTTGCCGCCGGCGGGGATGCCCCGGAACCCGGCGCCGGCGTCGAAATCACTGAGTATCCGTCGGCGGAATGGCTGGACCTGTGGTGGTCCGTGGACGGCCGCGGCGGCGCCGCGGAACTTGAGACGGCCCGTGCCATCCTCACCGGCTGCCCGGCGCTGTACGCGCTGGTGAGGGCCGACGACGGCGGGCCGGCCGCCGTCGGACGCCTTGCCGTTGTTCCCGGTGCGGCAGGCAGCTGGGGCGGGCTGTACTGCATGGCCACCCGGCCCGACGCCCGGCGCCGCGGGTACGCCACCCGGGTCCAGCAGGCCCTGTTCAGCGCCGGTGCGGCGAGAGGGCTGGCCGGCTACTGGCTGCTGGTGATGGCGTCGAACACCGCTGCCCGGGAGCTGTACTCCCGGGCAGGGTTCTCTGAGGTGTCCCGCTATTACTACCGGCAGGAGCGGCCGCGGCGATCCCTGACCGGCTGCTGA
- a CDS encoding MFS transporter, which translates to MTTTPSPQVPLQVSQPAPRKTPRKAALASFLGSTLEYYDFFIYGTAAALVFPHLFFPSADPAIGLIGAFATFGVAYVARPVGGLVMGHFGDKLGRKKILLLTLGIMGLASLGIGFLPTYEQLGVWAPILLVAGRLAQGFSAGAESAGASTLTLEHSPEGRRGFFTSFVMTGYASGMVLATLVFIPVTSLPRDAMMGWGWRIPFWLSIVVLAIAYWVRTHLDETPVFEEAQERRQVAPMPLKEVLRFQAPDVLRVAGMSIMSVMQTIFTVFGLAYATSDAGFDRASILTVNAVAIGLSMFAMPLAAKLSDRIGRRPLLLTAAIGCSVTIFLYFLALSSGSIVLVFLAAFLNMTVLYSGFNGVWPAFFAEQFAAPVRYSGMALGNQFGLVLAGFGPMIAGMLLAPGAWGWVPVAVFGTVCMLIAAGSAFWSRETAATPIGELGGPYLAGTARRREAEAQQPALQDR; encoded by the coding sequence GTGACCACCACCCCATCACCGCAGGTTCCGCTCCAGGTAAGTCAGCCGGCCCCGCGGAAAACGCCCCGCAAGGCCGCACTGGCGTCCTTCCTCGGCAGCACGCTGGAGTATTACGACTTCTTCATCTACGGCACCGCGGCAGCCCTGGTGTTCCCCCACCTGTTCTTCCCCTCCGCGGATCCGGCCATCGGCCTGATCGGCGCCTTCGCCACCTTCGGCGTCGCGTATGTGGCGCGGCCTGTCGGCGGCCTGGTGATGGGGCACTTCGGCGACAAGCTGGGCCGCAAGAAGATCCTGCTGCTGACCCTCGGCATCATGGGCCTGGCTTCCCTCGGCATCGGCTTCCTGCCCACTTACGAGCAGTTGGGCGTCTGGGCACCCATCCTGCTGGTGGCGGGCCGGCTGGCGCAGGGCTTCTCCGCCGGTGCGGAATCGGCGGGAGCCTCCACGCTGACGCTGGAACACTCGCCCGAAGGCAGGCGCGGGTTCTTCACCAGCTTCGTGATGACCGGGTACGCCTCCGGCATGGTGCTGGCCACCCTGGTTTTCATCCCGGTGACGTCACTGCCCCGGGACGCCATGATGGGCTGGGGCTGGCGCATCCCGTTCTGGCTGTCCATCGTGGTGCTGGCCATAGCCTACTGGGTCCGCACACACCTGGACGAAACACCCGTCTTCGAGGAGGCCCAGGAACGCCGGCAGGTGGCCCCGATGCCCCTCAAGGAAGTCCTCCGCTTCCAGGCACCGGACGTGCTGCGCGTGGCGGGAATGTCCATCATGTCCGTGATGCAGACCATTTTCACCGTGTTCGGACTCGCCTACGCCACGTCCGACGCCGGTTTCGACCGGGCCTCAATCCTGACGGTGAACGCCGTGGCCATCGGCCTGTCAATGTTCGCCATGCCGCTGGCGGCCAAGCTGTCGGACCGCATCGGCCGCCGCCCCCTTCTGCTGACCGCGGCGATCGGCTGCTCCGTCACGATCTTCCTGTACTTCCTGGCGCTCTCCTCGGGCAGCATCGTGCTGGTGTTCCTTGCCGCGTTCCTGAACATGACGGTGCTGTACTCGGGCTTCAACGGCGTCTGGCCGGCGTTCTTCGCCGAACAGTTCGCAGCGCCCGTCCGCTACTCCGGCATGGCACTGGGCAACCAGTTCGGCCTGGTCCTGGCAGGCTTCGGCCCGATGATCGCCGGGATGCTGCTGGCCCCCGGAGCCTGGGGCTGGGTGCCCGTGGCAGTCTTCGGCACCGTGTGCATGCTCATCGCCGCAGGATCCGCGTTCTGGTCCCGCGAGACTGCCGCCACGCCCATCGGCGAGCTCGGCGGACCGTACCTGGCGGGGACCGCACGCCGGCGTGAGGCGGAGGCGCAGCAGCCCGCCCTCCAGGACCGCTGA
- a CDS encoding Dabb family protein gives MIRHTVLFQFKPDFPPAERQAWIDGLNHMAGRIPGMLSLSHGPDVLNTERSFDYAIVADFESVEDIAVYNTHPLHEPLKAYSFPNSRQILAVDFHLPDTPPAPIETTQS, from the coding sequence ATGATCCGGCACACCGTGCTCTTCCAGTTCAAGCCCGACTTCCCGCCGGCCGAGCGGCAGGCCTGGATTGACGGGCTCAACCACATGGCCGGAAGGATCCCCGGCATGCTCAGCCTCAGCCATGGCCCTGATGTGCTTAACACCGAGCGTTCCTTCGACTACGCCATCGTGGCCGACTTCGAAAGCGTTGAGGACATCGCGGTGTACAACACGCACCCGCTCCACGAGCCGCTGAAGGCGTACTCGTTCCCCAACAGCCGGCAGATCCTGGCGGTGGACTTCCACCTGCCGGACACCCCGCCGGCGCCCATTGAGACAACGCAGTCTTAA